The DNA region CATATTATAGGACTAGCAATTGAATTTAGCCAAACGAATTTAATTGCTACTGTTtgggttaggactaaaatttcaaattttgaaaattataggAACTAAAATTGATTAATTCAAAAGGTAAAGGGACTAAagttaatcaaattaaagtataaagactaaattcttGGCTtccataaaaatacaaaaactaatagAGACCTTTTACTTTGACTTTCtcctttttaagtttaaatgagGAGAGATTCCGTCAAACTTCGATAATGTTAGCTTCACAATAAATTAAGGTGGGATTTGGATGGACAGTTGGGTGCAACacatttagtttactttttgccTTACGCTATAGTATTAACCATTGTTTTTACATTAATCATATGTAAATGCACCTCCTAATAGTGATATCTATAAATTATCTACCAAGTGTAAGTGTAAAGTCCGAACATTATTGCTTGTCGAAGTACTAAATCACTAAATTAACATACAACATATTAGGCTTATTTCATTTCCTAGCAATTAACCCTCAATGTGTTAGATTTTGCATCTTTTAACTTTACCTTTTTCTTAGAATTAGGCATAGTCCCTCACTAAcccataaataaaaggataatgtgTTTCAGTGCACTTAAACGCGCACTCAAACTCACATCttcttacattgacaacaatattcatgcaaatcgaattaagactcaatcaataacttttgaaattgtttaaaaatttctaaaaaataaatcgAGATCCtcttaataatattgaaataaatatcatatataaaattaGAATAACGTATATAAAAACAATGACTAAAATCAATTACATGAGTATAAAACTCTGTTTCTTACATAAATATGTGTATAATCTACATATATCCTTCCCCTcattatacaaaaatatatagataacGAAGTGTTATTCATAATCAAAACAGCCCCAAGTAAATTTGCcaatatattttgataaaaatcatTACACCTAAGCATAACCGCAATACCCAAAGTCACACTTAACTCCATGCGAACACTGCTTGTCACACTTGCCACAATGGTTAACATTGTAAACAACATCCGTACAAACCCCACCGCAGCAACGTTCCCCGAACTTGCACCGGTGGCCGCATTCACCGCAGTTGTTCCAATCACGGAGCACGTTACGACAATGCGTCTTGCAGCAATACAATACGCCGGTCCCGTTGTTCACCGAAAGGCCATTGCATATGTTGTGATAAGGGTCGGGCTCGCAATGTGCACCTTTCCTAATCTTATCTTTCTTCGGTGAGGTTTTTAAGAACCGGCTTCTCGATCGAAGGTTGGGGATGATGACAGGTTCATCAGGCACGTATTCTTCCTCATCGTCGAAATCCTCCATTTCGAATGAGAAGGTTGAGTGAGGATACAAACATAAGAGGATTGAAATAGCAAGGGAGAGCATGGCAATGAGCTTGAGACTGTTAGAAGCCATTATTTTTCTAATGGAAGGGAAATGTTTGCACAAAAGAGTGTAAGCTAAGGGAAGGTGTTTTAAGCTGCATATTTATAATAGATTTCTCCATGATTTAAGGGGAAGGAAGCCATGTTTATTCAAATATAAAAGTCACACTCACATATACAATAAAAAGGTTGAGTTATTTGAATACGTAGTTGAGTGTTGAACacaaatatatgttaaatatttgtattttttatttaaaaaaatcatatatttgcATTTATCTCTAAATATATGTGTGGACATAAGTATTGaatatacaaataatttattaataagtGTTAATGATAAATTATATTGCTAATAAGAGAATTTGAATTCAAACTTTTGAAGACAATATTTTTAAAAGGACAATTAAATAGGTTAAGAAGGGTCTGTTTAATGGGTTAAGTACGTATAAGTGAAATAGATTCTTGTTAATATGCCATTAAATGTTTGACCAATGAAATCAGGAAAAAAGATTAAGCTTAATAAATGTACCTTTTGAATTGACAGTAAGATCTGCATCTAAGCCGTCCTAATTTTTTAAATAGCCTAATAATAATtgcacataatttcttttatcatAAACTATTAAATGCTTGtaccaaaataaattattaaatataagaaaatattttgtatattattattgaaatgtttAATAATAAGTATCCtacaaaatatcaaaaaaaattaaaaataatataagtatATAAAAGAAATGGGACATgtggtaattttaaaaatctatttgtggaattaaaaaatatacaccaatatactaaatattaaccttaaatataatatattttttttaaatcatcaaattaaGCATCCAGTTTTAGGGTTTCTTAgcaaaattacaaacatcaaaaaataatattattttatttttttctatattatgtCATAAAGATTAATTATTTTGGAGTTCATGACTATCCCTCTTAATAATATCATTTTGCATAAGATAAGATTTTTATAGTTTTGACTTAACGTGATTCAGATtactatttaattattaaattatttttcatattcaaTATTTTGGATATCTTTTTAAGTTAATGGtgaaaatatataagtattagtaaaaataaagtttttatatattatattattggtATAATGATAAATTCAACCCTCAATTTTTACatcttttgttaatttgatcccttttttagttaaatttgattattaaccttttaaaaagaattaaatcactttttttaaaaacaaaaaaaaattgattaagacattattttttagaataatattTGATGCACTGTTAGTACATAAGTCTTATGCACCAtcagtaaataataatatgacacgtcattaattaaacaaaaatatggaggacttgtaaataaatactaataattttttaaacttattatttTGGGTGAATTACAATAACAGGGTAAAACCCAAACAACCAAAGCGACTAGCGCAACTTAAACTCAGACCACATTTGAGGCGGTGAACATTAAACATTAATAGTAGttgttataaataaatattaacaacTCTCATATTATTTACCAATAATGCACCAAATATTCTCCCTTACCTTTTTACCAATATTTACATGACAACTTATGTAACAATAtacttaatattaaaataatactatttaTCTTATCACGTCAAATGTGTCTCTTTGATTGGTTCAGTTAAGATAAAAGTTAGGGTCAATAGACTTTGGGATCATATTGTCAtataaaaagccaaaatcaaattattattattattattattattattattattattattattattagaccctgcttaaaaactttttttaaaatttttactgttattttctttttaaaatataatataaaaaatcagTCTGTggtatatatttttagttttattaatacaatatacttttataattaaatataaatgaaaatagctttaattaattaaataatataaaatgaaaatattaggAAAGTAGCGAAGTggaagtataataataataatgtgtgAAGTCAAGGAGAAATGGGTTTTTTTAATGAAAGCAGAAATCTAGCAAAGCAGACAGCTAGCTATTGTAGGTGGATATGGAACTGTGAAGAGAGTCAAAGGTTGGAGGCATGAAATGTTGTAAGAACACGTGAAGCCGATCCTGTTTTCCGGCATCAAATACGACGTCCAAACCCACACGCTTTCACCCCGGAATACCCCTCATTTCACGCCTCTCTTCCTTCCTTCTCTCTTTTTTAATCACactaattattttatttcctaaacACTCTTCAAATTCCTTCtacctttcttatattttctttttgcaTTCTTGAATgttaaaattacaattatttaagCTATCCGATTGTTACAGCTAACAATCAACCGTTATAGAGTAACGACAATTATTTTTTTACGTGTTTTTGTCACGTGGTATGTTAGGATTGTACCACATGatgaaattgatattttatatttaaaattatataaaattttaaaaatatatcaaagtgtaaaaaattataaaaatatagaaatttattaaaaattattataaatgataaaaaattataagaataattaaacttacaaaaaaattaaaaatatttaaaaataaaaagttagataaatcatgaaaaatataaaaaaattgtaacacttttgaatttttaaaatatagaaattattaactttaatgtatttttataattttctattattttttaatgatattaaatataaaaaataatcaattttcgcTATTTGACACAATTTTGGCGTGCAACGTGGCGCAAATACCTAGAAAAACAACGTTGATGGTTTTTTAATGTTCAATGGCTCAATTGAGTATAAAAAAGTGTAggagcttaattgatttttttagaaaagtttatgGGCTTTTAAGACCCTTTAGCCTATTTTATTATACAACTTTACGatatggttaaaatatgccataagccTTTATAttctttacaaatttaaaatttagtctttatacttttatttacaCAGAATATATAAACATCGAGAGCtaactttattattatataaatcaaaattatgtaaaatttgtaaaaaacattaaaactgTAATTAATTGTCTTGAGCTGCTTACTTTgaaattgacaaaaaattaaattgtttcaatttttttgaaaaggaCTGCTTTGCTCAAATCTAAATTAAGAGAGATTGGAAagttaattttaccaaattataatactttaatcataaattaatGTAGAAACCAAATCACAACCCCACAAGAAAAGGGGATAAAAAATTGGTTGACTTATTATTTAAATTGGGAGTAATTCCATTTCACATGTTTCCTTGTTCTCTTTAGCATGTTATATTTTCTGCCATAAATTCATTACTTTATTGTGTTTTGTTCCATGCAGCATGTGCTTTTATAGCTTCGTTGTTTCTTCTTTCCATAAGAATAACAATTTATTTATGGAAGTTTTAGGAGGGTTTTTAGtcaaacaaaatcataatttaattcaattcatataaTCATAATCACTCTTGAGTTGTTCATGGGTTGGATCGGCCGACccgaaaaataaataattttgagtaaaaatataggcttgaaaaatagATTTGGGGGAAAAAATAAGTCTCGAGTATGATTTTTTTTACCTGGGCCTAgctcaaattttcaataaaaaaaaacattgttgTTTTTGCTATTGTTTTCCcatgttttgttgttgtttttccaCTTTTTTTCTATTGTTTTGTTGACATTCATTATTATGTtactgttattttattattaatatttggaTATCATatatgtaacagcctaattttcagtggtatcgggaatagagatttgagatcactaaatctaacgagtgagttgaaaatttaataaattaatacctatgagtcaaatgtgaatatagaagtgtttttgaattagtgaatttggtgatttaaaagaattaattaggtaagttaggtcgagaatgaggtatcgagacctcaacttcataaaccgagccataaatatttttataattatttatggagtgttagtgaGGTAGTATTAAAAAttcgtcagaaaattttgacgtttgggtggttaattaaataaaaagaactaaattgaaaaaggtgtaaaagttgctaaaaggattaaatagctcaattgtcaaatgaggaaagacctaaagtgaaaataagcccaaaggagatattttgggcaggagaaaaaaatcaaaatggtGAAAGAAGggcaaatttggaaaattaccaaattggaatatctagaattctctttattttttcttcattatcatcagccaaaatgccataggaggggttCTATAAGCTgttattccataatttttgcaccaagtgagttaatccttgcctttttcttataatttttgtgtttttaagacttttacaactaggtcctactattaaaatcattagtttttgatttcatggatgaaattaaaagtcatcatggttgagtgctgtaattttatgatgaaatagcatgaaattgaagctttaatttgtttattatatgattttattaggtaatttcaatagaaattgatttttaggacctaattatgaaaatgtttggaattaaagtcgaGTGCTGAAGCTCTGAttcccaaaggttataaagtaatttaaagtgatagaataaagtgttagtttagaaaaatcatctcaattgagaggctaattgagtagggacgaaattattatttattaaaagcttagggggaaaatggtaataaacatcttgcattaaaacagttttgaacagcagcagtaagttaagtttgaaaaattactataaattgtagaaattgaattagaagattaaaaaaatatagaattaaatcttattgagtatagtttcttatagaagaaacgatgtaagcaatggaattgtaaatcatgagatataataaattttgttagacaatgtcagaatgaattcgggttccctgttctgactttgaaaaatcataaaaaattataaaaaaaataattaggggcttaaatttatatgtttagaattctgaatgaatctattttcaagataaataaacaagaacattattTAAATCTTGTACGAAGAgatattaatttttagtgaagaagggtcggaactgtcagatagcagaacagaggtgactttaaagaataaactgtacttattggttagaccaaaaattatgaaaattttatggtaagaagatacatgagtctagtttgagggaaaattatcgaatcttaatttggagttctgtatctcaagataaaaataatttagtgactatgacacgaatggatagcttgaatattcacataagtaaatagtgaaaattatggataatgttgcttacaagtgtgttatttgtactaaggatgtggatggagaggaggaggaggaaaatatacatatatatatgaatgacttgtgtataaattgatcacatacccgattataatcgataaatgttgaattagaaatgatataatgttttatttggaatatttattatgaaattatgattatcgctataatacaaaaatcgaacttgtgagtttatataactaaattttactgaccatttgttaatattattaaatttcaatattattttatgaatgatgattaatatttatgtatgttaattgttgaaaataagtaaattatatacaaaagttatgaaattgaactgaGCATTTCGGAGGAACGGAACGCAGGAAATGAATACGATCTTtaagtgaaaaagatgaattgacagtaaattacccaagtaaatcgagattcagcatttgttgcgaattctcgtgtttgcttttcgtttagctcttacgagcttttgttaactcatatgagtttcaattaacccttttggggtttcagttcagctctgatAAGCTTCAATTAGCATTcaggcttccgtttagcacttgtgtgcttcagttagccttcggccttccgtttagcacttatgtgcttcagctagacttcgggcttcagatcacgatgtactcaaatccgtaagccaTTCCTTGAATGGACAAGTCGGCAAGTCGTAAATGTAacgtgtggaaaaagaaatgtaagtaatgttattattattattattgagctcaattatgtgatttCGTCATTCAAAGATTGTGTTTGACAGGATATGTTAGTAAATTATGAGTTTGtgtgtcgtaaccattttttttgaaaaacaggaatcgacttagattttgaaaatgaaaatgaatagaggagtcgccaccaatctttttgatgaggtgtgattggatcaccttaaattaatcattttaataaaagtcaagatttactaaaacgataatttttggtctacgaaaaatcaaaaaacgagttcgggagtcggttacgcacgaggaaggattagcaccgtCGATactcccaaaattggtacttagttgattaattaatgtcttagtgtcgaaaatttgaaaacttgaaagaatttaaaatacaatccctcttTGTAAAAAAGgctcaaatgttaaagaccttctggTCTCGAAGTAATAAATACCATGTCTAGTAAGTTAAGACACGACATATCGAACTTTGAGAACgagcttgcctttatttaaaaaattcgtatattttaacccctttttaaaaggatattcggttagttagggtaaacgaggaaaatcgaaacccagtaagttagggcacgtttcctcgaatttccaaacactgaatattgcctttacttgtgaaaatcttatttcgagctaacaaaatgtcatacctgGTAAGTTAGGGCATGACACCTCGTATCCTCGAGAGTAAGCATTTATTTCAAAACTCgtattgtgatttaaaagaatattacgttatttaggttaaacgagaaaaattgaaacccagtaagttagggcacaattttctcgaattttctaaatacgaagCTTGTTTTATTTTAGAAGACACGATTGTATGCGTCGAGTAAAAGACTAATGTAATTATAATCGCATGGTGGAATGAGAAAACAAGTTGCAGCATTAATATGCATAATAAGATAATAACAAAGGTGATGATATAAACACAATAATAATGATGAATAACATAATTTGAAGATATATAGAGGCATATATGAATAAACGAGTAAATATATTGCAATAATGATAATGAGaataaaacgaaataaaaatgaaatagatACGAGGATAAATGAGGCAACAAAGCAAATTATAGTATAAATTTGATTCTAAATCGAGGATAAGTAAATAAACATAGGAGTAAGTGTATAaacttataattttcaaaaaataataaaataataatggtataaatataaataagtattatatgaaacaaaataatgatacaaaataacaaaaaaattttaagtttgagaTTACATGAAGTATGGacgaataaataataaaatcaacgTATTATATAAAAACGTAAATGTATAAAAGAAcaaccaaaataataatagtagtagttataatgaaagtaaaaataatactaaatataaCAATTGTGatattagtaaataaaaataaaagctataaaaaataaaaatatgaaccgtgacaataaagaataataattatagtaATGATAATGAAGATAAGAGGAATACTAATAATACGTTAAAATACAGTAGTAAAATAATGACAATAgcgataacaataataataataattaataaatcgaGTTAATTAGTAATTGGGTAATAAGCGAATAAACATAAAAGGGAAGTATATAGTaacaatatgaaattaattagCTTAAAactaagataataataataataataagacgaaaataaaaataacaatactaatatattaagttacaatattaaaataataataatgatattgataatatattagataacaatggtaaaataataagtagtaataataatgtaTAGTTAGTGATGAAAATACTGACGagtaataatgatgataataaaagtaataaaaggaacaaaaataatagtaataataagaatatttaacaatagtaataataacaataatataaataataatatatgtatgataatagtgataaaataagttaataataa from Gossypium hirsutum isolate 1008001.06 chromosome A04, Gossypium_hirsutum_v2.1, whole genome shotgun sequence includes:
- the LOC107947953 gene encoding protein GRIM REAPER — encoded protein: MASNSLKLIAMLSLAISILLCLYPHSTFSFEMEDFDDEEEYVPDEPVIIPNLRSRSRFLKTSPKKDKIRKGAHCEPDPYHNICNGLSVNNGTGVLYCCKTHCRNVLRDWNNCGECGHRCKFGERCCGGVCTDVVYNVNHCGKCDKQCSHGVKCDFGYCGYA